In the Camelus dromedarius isolate mCamDro1 chromosome 13, mCamDro1.pat, whole genome shotgun sequence genome, one interval contains:
- the LNX2 gene encoding ligand of Numb protein X 2 isoform X1, translating to MGTTSDEMVSVEQTSSSSFNPLCFECGQQHWTRENHLYNYQDEVDDDLVCHICLQPLLQPIDTPCGHTFCCKCLRNFLQEKDFCPLDRKRLHFKLCKKSSILVHKLLDKLLVLCPFSSVCQDVMQRCDLEAHLKNRCPGASHQRAALERRKTNKTQTETENESGTPVIEPPGTLSPEMDCSGMGMVPAERSLTSASLPAWTEEPGLDNPAFEESAADTTQQPLSLPEGEITTIEIHRSNPYIQLGISIVGGNETPLINIVIQEVYRDGVIARDGRLLAGDQILQVNNYNISSVSHNYARAVLSQPCSTLQLTVLRERRFGRAHGHPDGAPREEVFQVVLHKRDSAEQLGIKLVRRTDEPGVFILDLLEGGLAAQDGRLSSNDRVLAINGHDLKHGTPELAAQVIQASGERVNLTIARTGKPQPGHTVREAGTQSSSQHHAQLLGHSRPSSHKDLAQCVTCQEKHITVKKEPHESLGMTVAGGRGSKSGELPIFVTSVPPHGCLARDGRIKRGDILLNINGIDLTNLSHSEAVAMLKASAASPTVALKALEVQVVEEAAQGPEEQLSAVSENEYDASWSPSWLMWLGLPSALRSCHDVVLRRSYMGSWGFSIVGGYEENHTNQPFFIKTIVLGTPAYYDGRLKCGDMIVAVNGLSTVGMSHSALVPMLKEQRNKVTLTVICWPGSLV from the exons ATGGGAACGACAAGTGATGAGATGGTGTCTGTGGAACagacttcctcttcctctttcaatCCTCTGTGTTTTGAATGTGGCCAACAGCACTGGACAAGAGAAAACCACTTGTACAACTACCAGGATGAGGTGGATGATGACCTGGTCTGCCACATTTGCCTTCAGCCTCTGCTGCAGCCAATAGACACCCCCTGCGGGCACACATTCTGCTGCAAGTGCCTCAGAAACTTCTTACAGGAGAAAGATTTCTGTCCATTGGACCGGAAAAGACTTCACTTTAAGTTGTGTAAGAAGTCTAGTATTCTAGTTCATAAACTTCTAGACAAATTACTGGTTTTATGTCCGTTTTCTTCAGTGTGCCAAGATGTAATGCAACGCTGTGATCTGGAGGCGCATCTTAAAAACag ATGCCCTGGAGCCTCCCACCAGAGAGCTGCcctagagagaaggaaaactaaTAAAACTCAGACAGAGACTGAGAATGAAAGTGGAACTCCTGTAATAGAGCCTCCAGGTACTTTATCCCCCGAAATGGACTGTTCAGGGATGGGCATGGTGCCCGCCGAGCGGTCCCTGACCTCAGCGTCCCTTCCCGCCTGGACCGAGGAGCCCGGCCTGGACAACCCCGCCTTCGAGGAGAGCGCCGCCGACA CCACACAGCAGCCACTCAGTTTACCAGAAGGCGAAATCACCACAATTGAAATTCACCGGTCTAATCCTTACATTCAGCTAGGAATTAGCATTGTGGGTGGCAACGAAACACCACTGATTAACATTGTCATCCAGGAAGTCTATCGGGACGGGGTAATCGCCAGAGATGGAAGACTCCTTGCCGGAGACCAGATTCTCCAG GTCAACAACTACAACATCAGCAGCGTGTCGCACAACTACGCGCGGGCGGTGCTGTCGCAGCCCTGCAGCACGCTGCAGCTGACGGTGCTGCGGGAGCGCCGCTTCGGCCGCGCGCACGGCCACCCCGACGGCGCGCCCCGGGAGGAGGTCTTCCAGGTGGTGCTTCACAAGCGCGACTCCGCGGAGCAGCTGGGCATTAAGCTCGTGCGCAGGACCGACGAGCCGGGCGTCTTCATCCTTGACCTGCTGGAGGGCGGGCTGGCAGCCCAGGACGGGCGGCTCAGCAGCAACGACCGGGTGCTGGCCATCAACGGCCACGACCTGAAGCACGGGACGCCCGAGCTGGCCGCACAGGTCATCCAG GCTAGTGGAGAGAGGGTGAATTTAACCATTGCTAGAACGGGGAAGCCCCAGCCGGGACACACTGTCCGAGAAGCAGGAACTCAGAGCAGCAGCCAGCACCACGCACAGCTGCTGGGCCACAGCAGACCCAGCTCACACAAG GATCTTGCCCAGTGTGTTACATGCCAAGAAAAACACATCACTGTAAAGAAGGAACCCCACGAGTCGCTTGGCATGACAGTAGCGGGGGGCCGAGGGAGTAAGAGTGGGGAGCTGCCCATCTTCGTGACCAGCGTGCCCCCTCATGGCTGCCTCGCACGGGATGGCAGAATCAAGAGAG GTGACATCTTGCTGAATATCAACGGCATTGATTTGACCAATTTAAGTCACAGTGAGGCTGTTGCTATGCTGAAAGCCAGCGCCGCGTCCCCCACGGTGGCCCTGAAAGCACTGGAGGTCCAGGTCGTGGAGGAGGCTGCACAGGGCCCGGAGGAGCAGCTGAGCGCCGTCAGCGAGAACGAGTACGACGCCAGCTGGTCCCCGTCGTGGCTCATGTGGCTCGGGCTGCCCAG CGCCCTTCGTAGCTGCCATGATGTGGTTTTACGAAGAAGCTACATGGGAAGCTGGGGCTTCAGTATTGTCGGCGGCTACGAAGAGAACCACACCAATCAGCCTTTCTTCATCAAAACCATTGTCCTGGGAACGCCTGCCTATTATGATGGAAGATTAAA GTGTGGCGACATGATCGTGGCCGTGAACGGCCTGTCAACCGTGGGCATGAGCCACTCGGCGCTGGTCCCCATGTTGAAGGAGCAGAGGAACAAAGTCACCCTGACTGTTATTTGCTGGCCTGGCAGCCTGGTATAG
- the LNX2 gene encoding ligand of Numb protein X 2 isoform X2, whose protein sequence is MGTTSDEMVSVEQTSSSSFNPLCFECGQQHWTRENHLYNYQDEVDDDLVCHICLQPLLQPIDTPCGHTFCCKCLRNFLQEKDFCPLDRKRLHFKLCKKSSILVHKLLDKLLVLCPFSSVCQDVMQRCDLEAHLKNRCPGASHQRAALERRKTNKTQTETENESGTPVIEPPATQQPLSLPEGEITTIEIHRSNPYIQLGISIVGGNETPLINIVIQEVYRDGVIARDGRLLAGDQILQVNNYNISSVSHNYARAVLSQPCSTLQLTVLRERRFGRAHGHPDGAPREEVFQVVLHKRDSAEQLGIKLVRRTDEPGVFILDLLEGGLAAQDGRLSSNDRVLAINGHDLKHGTPELAAQVIQASGERVNLTIARTGKPQPGHTVREAGTQSSSQHHAQLLGHSRPSSHKDLAQCVTCQEKHITVKKEPHESLGMTVAGGRGSKSGELPIFVTSVPPHGCLARDGRIKRGDILLNINGIDLTNLSHSEAVAMLKASAASPTVALKALEVQVVEEAAQGPEEQLSAVSENEYDASWSPSWLMWLGLPSALRSCHDVVLRRSYMGSWGFSIVGGYEENHTNQPFFIKTIVLGTPAYYDGRLKCGDMIVAVNGLSTVGMSHSALVPMLKEQRNKVTLTVICWPGSLV, encoded by the exons ATGGGAACGACAAGTGATGAGATGGTGTCTGTGGAACagacttcctcttcctctttcaatCCTCTGTGTTTTGAATGTGGCCAACAGCACTGGACAAGAGAAAACCACTTGTACAACTACCAGGATGAGGTGGATGATGACCTGGTCTGCCACATTTGCCTTCAGCCTCTGCTGCAGCCAATAGACACCCCCTGCGGGCACACATTCTGCTGCAAGTGCCTCAGAAACTTCTTACAGGAGAAAGATTTCTGTCCATTGGACCGGAAAAGACTTCACTTTAAGTTGTGTAAGAAGTCTAGTATTCTAGTTCATAAACTTCTAGACAAATTACTGGTTTTATGTCCGTTTTCTTCAGTGTGCCAAGATGTAATGCAACGCTGTGATCTGGAGGCGCATCTTAAAAACag ATGCCCTGGAGCCTCCCACCAGAGAGCTGCcctagagagaaggaaaactaaTAAAACTCAGACAGAGACTGAGAATGAAAGTGGAACTCCTGTAATAGAGCCTCCAG CCACACAGCAGCCACTCAGTTTACCAGAAGGCGAAATCACCACAATTGAAATTCACCGGTCTAATCCTTACATTCAGCTAGGAATTAGCATTGTGGGTGGCAACGAAACACCACTGATTAACATTGTCATCCAGGAAGTCTATCGGGACGGGGTAATCGCCAGAGATGGAAGACTCCTTGCCGGAGACCAGATTCTCCAG GTCAACAACTACAACATCAGCAGCGTGTCGCACAACTACGCGCGGGCGGTGCTGTCGCAGCCCTGCAGCACGCTGCAGCTGACGGTGCTGCGGGAGCGCCGCTTCGGCCGCGCGCACGGCCACCCCGACGGCGCGCCCCGGGAGGAGGTCTTCCAGGTGGTGCTTCACAAGCGCGACTCCGCGGAGCAGCTGGGCATTAAGCTCGTGCGCAGGACCGACGAGCCGGGCGTCTTCATCCTTGACCTGCTGGAGGGCGGGCTGGCAGCCCAGGACGGGCGGCTCAGCAGCAACGACCGGGTGCTGGCCATCAACGGCCACGACCTGAAGCACGGGACGCCCGAGCTGGCCGCACAGGTCATCCAG GCTAGTGGAGAGAGGGTGAATTTAACCATTGCTAGAACGGGGAAGCCCCAGCCGGGACACACTGTCCGAGAAGCAGGAACTCAGAGCAGCAGCCAGCACCACGCACAGCTGCTGGGCCACAGCAGACCCAGCTCACACAAG GATCTTGCCCAGTGTGTTACATGCCAAGAAAAACACATCACTGTAAAGAAGGAACCCCACGAGTCGCTTGGCATGACAGTAGCGGGGGGCCGAGGGAGTAAGAGTGGGGAGCTGCCCATCTTCGTGACCAGCGTGCCCCCTCATGGCTGCCTCGCACGGGATGGCAGAATCAAGAGAG GTGACATCTTGCTGAATATCAACGGCATTGATTTGACCAATTTAAGTCACAGTGAGGCTGTTGCTATGCTGAAAGCCAGCGCCGCGTCCCCCACGGTGGCCCTGAAAGCACTGGAGGTCCAGGTCGTGGAGGAGGCTGCACAGGGCCCGGAGGAGCAGCTGAGCGCCGTCAGCGAGAACGAGTACGACGCCAGCTGGTCCCCGTCGTGGCTCATGTGGCTCGGGCTGCCCAG CGCCCTTCGTAGCTGCCATGATGTGGTTTTACGAAGAAGCTACATGGGAAGCTGGGGCTTCAGTATTGTCGGCGGCTACGAAGAGAACCACACCAATCAGCCTTTCTTCATCAAAACCATTGTCCTGGGAACGCCTGCCTATTATGATGGAAGATTAAA GTGTGGCGACATGATCGTGGCCGTGAACGGCCTGTCAACCGTGGGCATGAGCCACTCGGCGCTGGTCCCCATGTTGAAGGAGCAGAGGAACAAAGTCACCCTGACTGTTATTTGCTGGCCTGGCAGCCTGGTATAG